The DNA region CCACGTCTGCGACGACGAGTGCAAGCGCCTGGCGGAAACCGGCTCGGCCGTGGCCTTCTGCCCCACCTCCAACCTCTTCCTGGGCAGCGGCCTGTTCGACCTGCAGAAACTGGAAGAGCACGGCGTGCGCGTGGGCCTGGGCACCGACGTCGGCGCCGGCACCAGCTTCTCCCAGCTGCAGTCGCTGAACGAGGCCTACAAGGTCATGCAGCTGCAGGGCAAGAAGCTCGACCCGTTCAAGTCCCTGTACCTGGCCACCCTGGGCGGCGCCCGCGCGCTGTACCTGGACGACAAGATCGGCAACTTCGCCAGCGGCAAGGACGCGGACTTCGTGGTCCTCGACTACCAGGCCACCCCGCTGATCGCCTACCGCATGCAGCAGGCCAGGACCATCGAGGAAAAGCTCTTCGCACTGACCATCCTCGGCGACGATCGCACCGTGAAGGAAACCTTCGCCGCCGGCCGCTCCGTGCACCGCCGCGACTGATCCGACGCCGCACCCGAAAGCCCCGCCCATGCGGGGCTTTTTCATTTCCCCACGTGCGCGCCCTGTAGGGGCGAATTCATTCACCCAAAAGCGCCCCGGTGCTCCGTGGGTGCGAACCCATTCGCGATCCCGCCCCCGGGGTTACACCCGACGACCCGCCTCACCCAAAACCACACACCCACAAAAAAGCCCCGCATTCGCGGGGCTTCTTCATCACACCCTGCTCAGGCGCTGCGCGAGGAAGCGCGGGTGCTTTTCTTCTTGCTCTGCAGCAGGTGCGAGAACACCGCGTGCAGGTCGTCGGAGGCGGTTTCGCCTTCGAGGTTGAGCTTGGCGTCGACGCTGTCCATGTGGCGCATCATCAGGTCGACGGCGACCTCGACGTTATGCGACTCGATGGCGTCGATGACCTTGTCGTGTTCCTCGTCCGAGCAATGGGTGCGGCTGTTGCTCTCGTACAGGGCGATGATCAGCGAGGTCTGCGAAATCAGGCTGCGCAGGAAGCCCAGCAGGGTGAAGTTACCAGCGGCCTCGGCCAGCTTCAGGTGGAACTCGCCGGACAGGCGGATGCCCATGCCGCGGTCACCACGAGCGAAGCACTCGCGCTCCTCGATGACCATCTGGCGCAGGCCGGCGATCTGTTCGGGAGTGGCGTTGACGCAAGCCAGTTCGGTGATGGCGCGCTCGATCATGCGACGTGCGTAGAAGATCTGCCGCGCTTCCTCGGCCCCCGGGCTGGCCACGACGGCACCACGGTTGGGACGCAGCAGCACCACGCCCTCGTGGGCAAGGCGCGACAGAGCGCGGCGGATGATGGTGCGGCTGACACCGAAGATCTCGCCCAGGGCCTCTTCGCTCAACTTGGTGGCCGGGGCCAGGCGCTGTTCGAGGATGGCTTCGAAGATATGTGCGTAGACGACTTCATCCTGGGTGCCATTGCGCGTGCCTTTGGCTGCACGCGGCGGCTTCTTCAAACTGTGTTCAACGTCGTTCATGGGGGCCCACGTAGAAGGATTCGAAAGCGGGAATAGGGCTGACACTACGCTGAGTCGGCATCGTATTGCCAGCGTCCAGCGGGTAAAGCCTCGGAAAAATGTGCGCATTGTACACAATCCGACCGGACAAAGGCACTGCCACCCCGCCCAGACTCCCGCCTACAGGGCCCTCGAGCCCTCCGGCAGCTCCAGGCGCAACCCCATCCGGCGACCTTCTGCGACCAGGTGGTCACGCATCAGCGAGGAGGCCAGCAGGCTGTCGCGCCGACGGATGGCCTGCACCAGGGCCTCGTGCTCGCGCACCCGTTCCTGCAACTCGTCACCGCGCTGGCGCAGCAGTGCGTCGCTGCGGGCCAACGCAGCCCCCGCCTGCGTGACCAGGGACTGGAAGATGGGATTGGTAG from Pseudomonas tohonis includes:
- a CDS encoding GntR family transcriptional regulator, which translates into the protein MNDVEHSLKKPPRAAKGTRNGTQDEVVYAHIFEAILEQRLAPATKLSEEALGEIFGVSRTIIRRALSRLAHEGVVLLRPNRGAVVASPGAEEARQIFYARRMIERAITELACVNATPEQIAGLRQMVIEERECFARGDRGMGIRLSGEFHLKLAEAAGNFTLLGFLRSLISQTSLIIALYESNSRTHCSDEEHDKVIDAIESHNVEVAVDLMMRHMDSVDAKLNLEGETASDDLHAVFSHLLQSKKKSTRASSRSA